ttggcaagaaagggaagttgtctccacgttatattggccgtatgagattctcgagaagatatgAGATCGTGCCTATAGACTCGCATTAttgccttcattatctgggatacatgatgtctttcatgtatcattattgcGAAAGTACATGCCAGATGCTTCACATATTGTTTAGCCAGACGAAGCCGAAGTTGACGAAACTCTGAGTTACTTCGAGAAGTCGATTCAGAtttcgatcgtaaagaaaatcaactcagaaccaagactattccgctggttaaagttcagtggagtcttcatggcatcgaagaagctacctgggaaactgaatcagatatgagacatagatttccagagttatttcactgatatgagttttctattcagcttctgttataccttcttatagatatgatttgattgcctgtgatttcaaggaaaaaatcgtatcttaggggggagaaatgtattGTCCTTGATTtgtgtcgtcgctaggaacacggtgctgtactcggatttcaaatcagatGACCAAATCGTAAATTAGAACTTGAGCTTTCCTCGGCATCTCGTTTCTCTTCCTTCTTACTTCTTAAGGTTAaggattgatatatatatatataagttgcaTGCAAGGGCAAGTGGCTTATCTTTGGTGCAACacatctcgcgctcgggcggtcatgaaTTTCCGCCCGAGCGCTtgttcggcgctcgggcggttaaaacttaccgctcgagcgcgacagtttctgtcgagatactcggctgaacatctcctggctctcgggcggtaatattctaccgctcgggcgccaaacattctgtccaaactcatggtgcattggcgctcgggcggttcttttctaccgcgcgggcgcgagatgttcggtccaacatcttgagatgttcggtccaaCATCTTGGTTTATAATATAACGATGCCCTGCttcttcatttgagttcctataacctcaattctgtcaattaatcaacgtctgattacatcaattaaatctcgggcattacatttctccccccctaaaatatgatttcgtccccaaaatcacaagcaatcactCATATAAGAGAGGTTACTCAGAAAACTCATCTCCCTGAAACAATCCTGAAATCTcagtctcatatcagattctgtctttcAAGTAACATTTCTAATGCCCTGACGAATTTACTGTATATTCAACAGtagaatagtcttcgttctgaattttctttctttcaCGGATCTCTGATTCCGGACTAGAGTAgtcattcaagaagtataatatcattATACCACTCGAAATCATTCTGATCGAATCAATCGcaaaatactggctatacaacatccgtatataccaatcaaccaCTGCTAACAAATCAATATCAGCATCTGCAACCACCTCTGTTTATCCCAGTCAGTGCTATATTCAATTTTCAGCCTCAAATATCAATAGTCATcgccgacgttggcatatttcatatcaatttcCGAGCTATCTTCATTtacttctgaatcagtttcattttctttaGCAGATCTCTGATCCTATCGAATCAAATCTCAGCCATCATCGCAGTATCATCCCCATACTAAGAAAATCcgcagttctcactgtacaatacttcgactaaagctatttcgatactcatctaatagttattattgtacaataattcataaAGTGACAAGACATCAGgtcactagtgctaaaatccagcactacagttcctggatatcctccagtatctagatagttcactccgactatccttCAATATATAAACcatagatgaaaaatcatgccatacattctgccaaaattacaaaatcaaccaaaaatcacggtatgatataatcaactctggcattcaatacaatctgaccccttttctgacatacctctcagtcgtctagtcatatctgtacgtcatcctgtacaatataacatatgcagatttgaacaatcgttcaatcataaccacatCCTGGTACAGTCTTGGCAAAATTTTGGTAAGTCTATCACCAGATCCATAGAATTGTACTTctatttctattcaggaatcgataatctgtataaccaatctcctggtttttatcttcctgtcttcatctgtcagcgatttaaacatttcaaaacaaattctgacataactgatttcatttgtttacaTCAAAACTGTCCGTTccaattatcacacatttcatgttaccagaataatactgaatctactactgtgtgcatatgacaatacctgtcatttcaaattcgaaatatctggcacaaacaaatcagctaattatataaaataaagtattacCTACCTGGAATTCTGATTGACACACTGTACCAAATATTgaaatcaaattctgaacagtctgatcaaacttctgaactacTGAAATTTTCAGAATCAGCTCTGTGTAggcttgaactgtatataatctcaatggTTTATAATATTCGGTATCAAATATGGATTCAGAATAACAGcaatatcggatcagattcacAATACCAATCATTTATATTGATCTAGTAAACTCATAAAACgtaatttctgaaatttctgaagTTCTGTCATTTTCAATGTCGttttcagccactgatcacggtctcaaCTGTGCTActatcaatcagtatactatcttcagatataacagaCTCTAAATACAATCTGTTGCAATCAAGATTCATCTCCGAACTATTATGTATacaacaatctcagttcccagaatattcaatacaatttcAACTATTtgattcaattcaatcatatgctgcaaatatatcaaaatatcatagataaaacgatcATAAAGTCATCAGCACACTTCTGAATACATGATTTATCAACTCATGCACAGAACTGAAGTATTTCCCAGagaaacacataatcagatgtaactctaactctcggccagtaaatcttctaactgacattcagttctttcaattcaatcagtcTCATTCTAAACagaattctaaaatgaaacccaTACCTGATATCGAATCAAGGCTGAACTCGCTCTCCCTTATATAAGACAAACCCGGAATTTTATCTGGAACGACTATAGCAACTCTCCTGCTACTGGCAAATCATTCCTGATATGCTCAAtttcagtaatcaactgaacacataaggaattactccattcctttcgataatcatcgaatcataaatAATACGGAAAtcaaaggaattcaaaatcgaaaATCCTTACCATACATCGTTCATTCTTCGGCTATTTCAGGTCCGAATATTACCATCTCCTGGAAAACATCTACAATAggtctgtacttggtcagcataacAATATCCATCATGCAGTCAGAATCCGACAACACCGGTACAATACAAgctacaatacaatctaactcgatctcattctcatcctactgcaGTATATGACATTTTACAGAATTCCCTGATATCAATCTTTCCCCCAAAAATAAGGAagtcaatactacagtacatacagacccaacagataaagcatatatcagtgtagtttattcaaaaataattgTAGGGTATGCATTAGTATTTATCAACACATATGCGAAATAATCACAAAAGAACCATTACCTGTTACTATATCATCGAGTGCatcctgggtctgtttctcggtCACTACCcccagatgattctgctccctgaaatcttcgggaacctttctgtggacaaactctagcaaagtgtcatTGCTGTTTGCAAgttgcaactaccaagtactccttggcattgctctgtcgTATGTCTCCCTCCGCAGGTTCTACAAtggactccagtataactcgggctaggaCCACTGGAGTTGGATGAACCGCTCCTTAACTTCTTGAACCGTTTCTTTCGAGCCTTCAATTGCTCTTTCTTCTCACTAGTACTgctgctatcaaatctgagaggggattgctgtgtctgaggTCGGAACACATCCAACCTTTCTCGTTGTCGAATCAAacttgcctcagctctctttgatttattcaaggcatcagcaaagttaccTGGTtgtttcacattcaccaatgtacgtatctccAGATTCAATCCCTGGATAAATTGATCAGATACAGCTGTATTATTTCTAGCCACTTGAGGAGCAAAATGTAACAAGGTGAAAAACTGGGCCAAATACTCATCGACATTCAACTGACCCTGTCTTAGATTTGTAAACTCTGCACTTTTATCCTGTCGATATGATAGAGGTACAAATCTTTGGTAaaattcaactttaaaaatCTTCCACGTAATCGTTGAACCACGCTGTGCTATGGCTTCCCTggttaccagccaccaactcctagcgaTTTCCCGTAGTTGATTTCCAACCAGTTTAACTCTACAATCATCTGTAaaaccaagaaattcaaataacatttctatatcctccagccaattctcacaatcgcCTGGCTCCTCAATAcccctcagaatcggcggttgaaatgactgaaatctcatcaactgtgtttccatcaaagtctctgacacatccatcggatcagtcgaagtactacctcgTTCTGGAATTATTCTAGGagaaatatctgataatcacaagcATTAGTAGTAAtaggagacaaatccgtctcaatcccaatcctgatcagcttatctctgatcaagaattggttctgatcccgtttcaagtaatacatatcaccaaatcaactcagatattcaggtaacatgtaattaaaagcagtaaaacataacatcatgctagcatacacaatgtaattcaatattataataaatcacaggctagcaatcaaaagcaggagagaaaacacattctaccccgttCACTAGCTtttatctcagtctcaagaacctacagttctaaaacctactgttctggaacctaatgctctgataccacctgttgtggggacccggacgctaattaaaTTCTAATCATTCTTAGAATTAATCAATCAATGATGATAAATagggtcaaaattttttttaaaatataaagcggaaacgtaatgtaaatcaattcgaaatacatatttatacaagtcttgtattgtctatgagaattcaactaggttcaactatatatCAGTACTCAATCCTAATTTACTTatgagcccggatctccacgctatctagtccagcctcgttttcttcttgaccctgatcctgtcccacctgttgtcatgcacacatacaaacaagacaacagccggataactccggtgagaattatattctcagtataaaccatgtatacatgcaatcataaaaataatataaaagcatataacagatattcctaacatgtatcaaaatcagaaacatgaatcaaatattCATCACATGTATTATAATcctaaacatgtattataatcctaaacatgaatcaatatcaagaatcaatcatattctaaacatgtaccatcatcaggaacataattcaatatcaagcaatgaatcactCTCCGTGATtctcagactcagactcgactcagtcctaatctagggatcccgatcggaataagaacatacacccacctacactcccgattggggtggtggtatgttcttattcacggactttggctctttccatatcggacaccagtaatagaagaaactccgattctatccactccgatatagccaaacgtccggtgtcttgacctattcGTCATAGACTTTGGCATTTTCACCAATACACTATCCTGCgacaaagtgcaatgggccagtgacgagtccttactatccggcccttctgtcacaagagcaaatgtctacgactaggcacatccgcctatgactcaagacatacattgtctataaatccatagaccaaagatatcaatcacattcaattgcaattaacaatgcaataaaataaaatatgtgatttagggaaactcgagtcaaacctcactcgagttgtgcactcccaactcaacattaatttatacctttctcttcttggtctgacgaagtcgaagtctcaaagtcaaatctgtccatatcaaatctagcaatgacaatatcaaacagacacaatatcaatatctaactcaattcaataactgtgctgatcaaaactcaaatcaaaatacaatctaatcaatgtcaatcgacatacgatACAACAATaccatctcaatcaatactgtaTCTGCGTAATATCAAtccactgatgtttcgacggcataacaatacagtcttatTAACCCCGTCAATATCAATattacagatataataccacgaAGCATAATCGATATCAATACAACTCATAACCCCAGCAATAgtagatcataatctcaaatctgtctaatttcagtcatatcaattcagaaaatcataacaattacataagcagtctgttcttcgatctgacttcaattatacgatgtctgttatatcagaaacaccatatatgattcatattcgattctgacaatatcataatttcaaattgtatctaaacgtagcaaaatctacgtccaattgtagctgtcgtcgctaggaacacggtgttgtactcggatttcaaatcagatGACCAAATCGTAAATTAGAACTTGAGCTTTCCTCGACACCTCGTTTCTCTTCTTTTTTCCTTCTTAAGGCTAAGGATTGATatgtatagatatatatatatacacacgttgCATGCAAGGGCAAGTGGCTTATCTTtggtgcaacacgtctcgcgctcgggcggtcatgaatttccgcccgggcgcttgttcagcgctcgggcggtaatattctaccgctcgggcgccaaacattctgtccaaactcatggtgcattggcgctcggacggttcttttctaccgctcggacgCGAGATGTTCGATCCAACATCTTGGTTTATAATATAACGATGCCCCGCTTCTTCATttgagttcgtataacctcaattctgtcaattaatcaacgtctgattacagtaattaaatatcGGACATTACATTTTTAAAGTGTTTAATGATGTTAGTGACCAATTATCTGATTAGATTTAACACATTGTTGCACattgtatttatttttagtGAACATACTACCACTACTAATATCATTTGTAAACTTAATAAATAACAACTTTTATTAAGGAAACGAATAAACATCTACGAAGATCCTCAATTTCATTCATGAATTTGAAACTTATTTTACCACTGCTTATGATTTAACGATACAGATAAAAAAACTTTCGACATATCGCGATGATGGTCACAAAAAACACAAGTATATAATTTTGTCTATAACAACGAAAAAATTCTAGCTAGCCCGTTTCAACGATTGTATTGCAACAAGCTTACGGTTAAGGGTTGAGAACCCAGACCCGACTCTGGACCAACCCATGGCCAGGTCTACAAGAGAGGCTGACATGAAAAGATAACTACTAAACCATTGATACAGATCATATTGAAAAACCCCATCATGTATTACAGTATTAGTCCATCAAACTAGCGTCTAAAACCAAAGGAAACAGTACTTGGCGGCGCCACCGTTCAAGGATGCGAGGTTACATACGAAATCGTTGTGTACAACTGGTTGATGAAATCTCCATTACATTGTTTTTCTATAGAATGCCGATAAAAATAAGTAAACACCCAAATAAACGATGATACTCAATTCCTGCTATAAGAAACTACAGAAATATAACTGGACCTTCAGGAATATCTCATAAAATATACCaatgttgaaaaaaaaaacaagaagcaTGGTAAACATTATGATGGCGTATTGGCGTTTCATCCAGGTTGCAGACAAAGTTCCACAAGCCTATTCAAAATTTACGTATAATGAATAAGAGATGTACCCGTTAAAAACCCAGGATAATAGAATTTACACACAAGTGGAACTACTAGTAATTTCGTTAGGGCGCATCGACTCTGATTATAAGTGGCTGGTGGAGGTGTTGAGCAGAATCATCAACAATGGGTAATTGTGGTGACATGGAATCGGTCTCAATGTATTTGTTTTCAGCCAATGCTTTCTCTAATGCAGCTTTGGCGACTCTTGTAACACAAATCATCAGCACAACTTCACCGAAGTAAAACAATGAGTGTTGTACAGTAAATTTTTGAACTCGAACGCACGGTAAAAATGGcaaataaaataacataaaacaTACCGGATACAGCAAGGCCCAACACAATATATGCCTGCATATAATAAAAGGTAATCACTACTCGCTAGACTCTCGTATTCGACGGTGACACTGTTGCTTCAACTTTGGACAGAATACTAAGTCGAGCTAAATGAACCCGGACAGGACAAGAACTCTACATGAAAAAGCTCTTACCCAACGGGTTTTTGAAAATTCATTCCATCCATGTGTTACATCAGAAAGATCCTTCAAAGTTGTTCCAACATATACCAAGGCAAGAGTAATTGGCTGCGCAGAGAACATGGAATGGCTTTCAACAAATTATACGCAAATAATGAGAAAACAATTGGCTTCCAAAGGTTTTGAACAAGTAGGTGAGATCATTTGAAGTCTGAAGGTCTTAAAGAACAACACGTTAAAATGCCATGAAAATATAAACTTCGAAATATTATTCAAGAAACTTCGTACCATCATGCCCAACCATGAAGCTAGCATGTAATGAGCAATGGGGACAGGAGTCACGGATAAGAGGTAGTTCAACATGTTGAATGGAAGCAAAGGAACAAGTCGGAGCAGTAATACAATCTGTTCAGACAAACAAGATAATTTAGCACAACTACATtagtatattaaataataaatcctGAAGATCAATCTTATAATACCCCATCCAATTGTGCTGacagttttgaaaagaaaatgcaATGGAATCTTTCAGCCTTTTGGGCTAATCATTTTTGAAAGGCACAGACAGAAACAATGTAATTGCAACTAGAACTGCTTATTGAGCTCAATAAGTGAAATCTCACTAGCACAGGTACATGAGCAAGGGATGTGATGACAAATCTTTTCGTATCAACAATAAGCCAAGCACTATATCCGAAAATAAACATGACATTGAAGGCACATAACCTTAAATCCAGATTTTCGAATGGCGATTGCAACTGCATTGAACTGAGGATAGTCTTTTAGCTTGGATATAACAAATGATCTCCCAATCTGTTCATAGTTGGAAACAGAAAACAATAGCAATAAATAGGGATGTTTTCAATTTGTCAAGTCATTGAGAAGCTAGAGCTGTTATCACCGGAACCAGGGAAAAAATGGAACAACCGAATATAAAAACTTACTGTTCGCCCAACAAGAAAAGCGGCACCAGCACCTATCGTGGCACCAATAGAATCAGCAACAAAACCCAGAGGCAAACCAAACAGATAGCCACCACCCAGCTGAATGAGATTACAAGTACCAAAAAATATGGCTTAATGAGTTCTTACAAAAATAGAAGAGTCGAGCAAATTTATTTTAGCTGTAAATCGAAAATTTGTTGGAAAGTACTGATATCATGCTTGCTatatatgaaaaataatttgaaaaacaTTTAGAGAAACGACAGTTCTGAATTGAGCAAAACATCTGCCAATCTTGAATGGATTAAGGGagtgtttgaaaaaaaaaacgatcttagagaattaattaaatttagagATTGTGAAGAGTGAGAAAATCAAAAGTGGAAAGTGtttggaaaaaaaatgaaaagctgAAATTTTTTAAGCTAGAGCGCTTGGTAAATATGTAATTCTATTATtagttttttattaaaatattaaaattacctCTCTATCTTCAAAATTATTGGGTTTAAGACCAAATAGATTTCAATTTATTCAGAAAAGTACCAGAATCAttttggaaaaattaaaatGCCATGGAACCATCTTTGAGATTTTGATTAAACTAAGTAGAAACAAAAGTAAAATCCAGGGTTAAGAAATAgacaaaacatatttttaaagtGATTAATGAAGATTCACATTTTTTTAGTGGTTGCAAGCACTCCTTAAGAATTGCCATAATTAAAACACGAGACTCAATGGAGGGCAACAGAGATGCATGAATATGAGGTATTGAGTATTGACCCTTCACTGCCCCATAAAAGAATGCTGCTCGACTGTGAAAATGGAACCATTATGTCAAGATAATGCTTATATAACTAGAAAGGGCATAGATTACAGGAAACAAGTAGagaaaagcaataaaaataCAGTAATGGATGTTAAGAAATGATGGATACAAATTCTTTCTTGTTTTCAACTC
Above is a window of Primulina eburnea isolate SZY01 unplaced genomic scaffold, ASM2296580v1 ctg448_ERROPOS400000+, whole genome shotgun sequence DNA encoding:
- the LOC140821186 gene encoding uncharacterized protein codes for the protein MGFKVSWVSFFKISLLLLLITGIVIACFTLPIEKMLKDFLAWIEQDLGPWGPLVLAVAYIPLTVLAVPASILTLGGGYLFGLPLGFVADSIGATIGAGAAFLVGRTIGRSFVISKLKDYPQFNAVAIAIRKSGFKIVLLLRLVPLLPFNMLNYLLSVTPVPIAHYMLASWLGMMPITLALVYVGTTLKDLSDVTHGWNEFSKTRWAYIVLGLAVSVVLMICVTRVAKAALEKALAENKYIETDSMSPQLPIVDDSAQHLHQPLIIRVDAP